The Miscanthus floridulus cultivar M001 chromosome 6, ASM1932011v1, whole genome shotgun sequence genomic interval TGCTCAATAAGCTGTAAACCACAAAATTTAGTCCAGGCTACCAGTATTCTCTGGTAACTAGCTTGCAGCATTTAACCAACTGTATCTAATCCATACAGGTCATGGGGTTAGTGAAAAGAAACCACTGCACCTAGTACTCCACTAGTCACTATCCATGGTTATTCTAGAGCCAAGCTACATTTCAACCAATATTGATAGCATAACAATGAAATTGGCCGGGTAGACAAACCTGTGAAGATGGAGGCGGGGGCTGGTCAGGGCCGCGATGCATCGATCCAAACTGGTGAGCAAGCGGAGGCGGTGGAACGAACCCGGTGTAACCAGCGGGCGTCTGTGCGGGACGCGGCGCAGGCACTCCCAGAACAACCCCTCCGCGCGGCATAGGAGGAGCCGCGGAGGAAGGGGCCGGGACGGAAGCCGAGGAGGCCGCGGCTGTagcagcagaggaggaggaggacatcgTGATGGGCGCCGCCAGGTGGGTGTAAGGCAGCCTcattcgcggcggcggcggccgcgcggcCGCGGGGACGGGGCCTGGAGCCTCTAGGGTTTGAGTGGGGTTTGCGGCGGTGGTTGGGTTCGGGTTAGGGGTGGTGATGGCGGAGTCGGAGGCGGGTGCTGCGGTGGCGGCAGAAGTGGGTGGGTTGGATGGTGGCGCCGGAGAGGGAGCAGAAGCCAAGGTCGAGGagggcggcgccgccgcggcGTCCGGCTGCGGGGGCTGAGGCGCGTCCATGCTGTTCGACGATTTGCCCGGCCGTTCGGTGAAGCGGGGATTGTGGTGGCGTTTGGACTGTCACGGGGAATGCCGAATGCGATAGGGTTAGAAGGATGGAAAAGTTGAACCAGGTAGGGATGAGACAGGTCAGGACCAGCCGACCAGGCCAACGTACGGGAACGGAGTTGAGGAATGCAGTAGCTGTGGTGAGCACTGCGCAGCGGCCGGATGTGGTGGTGCGGCGTCCTCACCGGCTCACCCAGGAGCTCCCGCCGCCGGATGGGAACGGGTTGAGGGATGAGGTGCCGTCGGCACTAGGCAGGTTCGATCTGCGCTCGAGAGGAGAGTGGAGACGCAGGTCCTGGCCAGATCGCCAGAGGCGACTCCGACGCCCGCCCGAACCCCCTCGCCTCTCGCTTTGCTGTCCAGCTGGAGGCCTGGAGCTGCTTTGCGTACAGCCAATGGGCTTCGCTGAACAGCTACAGCCCAAACATCTGCAAATAGAAGTAGCCAGCAGGCCCAAATGCCCAATAACGTCTTGCCATGTTTGGATTTACCTTGGTGGCAGCAGTGGAACCCACAAAAAAGGTTCAAAAATGAATTACTATCGCCCCGTCTACTTCTACTTCCCCATCGTCTCGTCAACAGTCAACTCGTCGAGCTCACTTCTCTGCTTCTTTTTTTTGAGGGAACGCTTCTCTGCTTCTGGTCCCCGCCCGGGGGGCCATGCGAGTGTGCCGCTAGCAGCTTCGTTTGCCTGTACGGCTAGACGAGCTGGTGAGTCGGTGGCCCGTGTGGTGAGCGTAGAAGCTGCCAAGCTGGTCACAGTGCCCGCGCGGAGAGAAAACTTGCGCCTCCGGCGGTCCACGTGGCGAGGCGAGATGCGGCTTGCGCGGTGAGACAAGCTACTCCTCCCGCGCAGCCAAGCGAGCGAGCAGTACTTCCGGGTCTGGCAGCCCTCGCGGGAAACAAGATACGACTCCGGGTTCTACGGCGGCGGTACGGGGATTCCACGACTCGAAGGAGGCCAGCGGCGCTCCGGCCCAGCACGACAGCGAGCGTAAGAAGGTCCGTTCCCCACGCCCACAGACGGCGTAGCAAACTCACAGCCACCTTTTCCCTTCAGAATTGCTATTTGTCAACCGACTGATTTTGCTGCATCGATCAACTGAATTCTGGGACGTCGGATCGGACTTGTGGCGCGCTGGGTGGCGTCCGATCCAGCTCGCAGGCTTCCGCTCCCCCGGCACCGCACAGCCCGCACTCCGACGCTCGCAGGCTTCCGCTCCCCCGGCACCGCACCGCCCGCACTCCGACGCTCGCCGCCGCCCTTCTGCTGCCCGCCTGCACCGCCGCCAGTTCGCCCCCAGTCTGCCGCCGGGCTCGGAGCTCGCGGACCCAGCAGGCGCGGCGCGGGGCGCGCGGCCCCGGCAGGCGCGGCACGGGCGCGCGGGGCCGGCGGCCGGCGACGAGGATGGTCGGTGCCCGGCGACGAGGAGACCGGCCGATGAGGAGGCGCGACGTGTGCGGCTCACGGGGAAGCGAAGGGGGAAGGGATAAGGCTAGAGGGTGGGCCCACCGTAATTCGTGAACAATTTGTAATTGTTTCTGAAATTTTTGAATAATTTCTCTTATATATGTAATCATAGAAATAATTTATAATGTTTTCTAAAAAATAGCATATGCTGTATTATATCTGAATTACACTACTGTTTAATAAATTACACTGAAAAAattattgtaaatatagtaataagcaAGTGTATAAGTGCATGGAAAAAAATTAGTTGGCCTGAGTGTCACCTAACAGATCCTTTCCCTTTCAACAATCCAATTTCGTTTCCCTTTatattatgaataaatatcaAAACAAGGGTTCAAATCTACCCCTTCATTTGCCTATCCCAAATCGTCATTTCTCACGAACCAAAGGCCACCTGTATAAGCATAAAAAAATACTCCAGATTGCTTGTATTGCCTTgccttttacaaaaaaaaaagtacTTCTACGACGAATGTGTGTCTCTATAAGCATACAAAAATAAATATGAACAAGCACGAGGATTGTTTTGCAAAAAGTAGATTCTACTACTCCAGTTTCCAAGCGCTGCTGTTTGTCTCCAGAGTCCGGACAAATCGATGGGCAAAAGCGGAAAGAAACCGAGGGAATCGCACCGGCAGCGCCGCGGCCGCCGGGCGTCGCACTTCGGCGACGACTTACCTTCGTCAGCCTACGACGCGCCACCGCGCCAAAACGAGGACTCCTCTGACGACAACGACGACACCAGCGAAGCAACAGCGGAGGACGAACCAGAGAGGGATGCGGAAGCAGGCGAGCAGGACCAATGGCGAGCCGGATCAATGCCTTCCAAGTTTCACCTATACCAGCTCTCCGTGCAGGTACTTGATACCTCATCTAGATTCATGAAGAGCTTGGATTTGTGAAAAGCCTCTGTGTTCACAACTTGTTCGACGATATGCCAATGCGTGTGATATTTTGTGTTTAGTCGCCAAAGGGGGACATCAGCTACCTGCAAAAGTTCTTCCTGATGTACGTCGGCGGGCGCGTCCCTCTCCACCTGCAGGAGGATTTCTGTGGCACGGCCCTTCTCAGGTCAAAGCACTAGCATGTAGCCTCTGTGTGAACGTCCTGTCTTCGTTTTATCGGTTACCTTCGATGCTTTGTGCTGTGTTTTACAGCCCTTTTAGCAAGAAATCATTTCCATATATTTCCATTCTGCTGCTGGTGCACATGTTTTTAGAAGGTACCACACAAGTGTCTCAATGGTTACTATTtagccaaaaaaaaaacttttgttttgttgaatatGTTACAGAGTAGAGACTAGAGAGATGACTTAGATTTAGACCCTGTTTGGAATTTGTATGCATTAATGCTAATAGTTAGTTGCTAGCCGAAGGAAACTAGTTAATAACTTTTTATTAGTGAAGCTATTAGCTAACCTATTAGTTGAGCTCCGTTTGGATCCTCTATCtaagatgttttggcttctcTACATACATtgttttactatgcatctagacatagcgtatatctatgtacatagcaaaagctatgtatctagaaaagtcaaaacgtcttataatttataatggagggagtagttagtAGTACTTAGTTTGGGAAAGCCAATTAATAACTTTTTAGCTAGGTAGTTTATTTTTTGAGCTATTAATTGGATTATTAGTTAGGTATTTTGGATCCACTAGTACTAATTTAGCTGCTAACAATTAGTACCAATGGATCCGAACATGCCCTTAGTGTGGATATATCTATTGCTCATGATttatggccttcatcttggcaGCACCGAGTGGATCCATACTGATGCAAGAAGAACAGCAATCGGCTTAGATTTGGACCTTGAGTCACTTGAGTGGTGCCTTGAAAACAACCTAAGCAAGATTGGAGCTGATGGATATTCAAGAATGTTGCTTTTCCATGGAAATGTTCTACAACCGAAGGATGCCCGTCTTG includes:
- the LOC136456893 gene encoding uncharacterized protein isoform X2 yields the protein MGKSGKKPRESHRQRRGRRASHFGDDLPSSAYDAPPRQNEDSSDDNDDTSEATAEDEPERDAEAGEQDQWRAGSMPSKFHLYQLSVQSPKGDISYLQKFFLMYVGGRVPLHLQEDFCGTALLSTEWIHTDARRTAIGLDLDLESLEWCLENNLSKIGADGYSRMLLFHGNVLQPKDARLVKQKFSDLVHGLHVNSDNGSGSNSCEQTGLADSKCLANSTMSEATFPGRDIICAFNYSCCCLHSRKDLVLYFRHVCSALSKRGGIFVMDVYGGTSSERKLRLQRKFPSFTYFWEQDEFDIISRQTRISLHFQAGKKQMLRHAFTYHWRLRSTAISYKRGARIQFTA